The window GCAATGAGGTACAGATAATCTGTACTGTTATTTCAGCAGACGACATTTATGATGCAGATGTCATGGCTATTACTGCCGCATCCTGTGCGCTCTCCATCTCAGATATTCCATTTAAGGAACCGGTGGCAGGTGTGAGGGTCGGGATGGTTAACGGGAACCTTAAGGTTTTTCCCTCCCTTGCCGAAACCGAAACCGGAAGTCTTGACATGGTAGTAGCAGGTACAGAGGATTCGATCATGATGGTTGAAGGCGGTGCATCGGAACTCCCGGAAGAAAAGCTTATCGAGGCACTGGCTCTTGCACATCAGGAAATCAAAAAGATTGTGGCCCTGCAGAAAGAGCTGATCGCTCAGGCCCGTAAAACTGCACCGGTAGAAGTGCCGGAAGAAGAGATCAATCCGGAACTGTTTGAGGCTGTCAACAACCTGGTGAAGGATCGTATTCATGAGATCAGTTTCCGTGGTGACAAGAAAGCACGGTACGGCGGACTTAAGGAACTCCTCGATGAGGTGAAGGCCGCTCTGGCCGAGCGTTTCCCGGAATCTGAACAGCAGATAGCCTCTGTTTTCTCCGAAATCGAACGCAATGATATCCGCCGCACCATTCTCGAAGAGAAAACCCGTATCGGCGGACGGTCACTCGATGAGATACGGAATATCACCTGTGAACTCGATATCCTTCCCCGCGCACATGGTTCCGCCCTCTTTACCAGGGGAGAAACCCAGGCTCTGGTCACTACAACGCTGGGAACAAAGCTCGACGAACAGCATATCGACAGTATTCAGGGCGAATATGATAAATCATACATGCTGCACTATAACTTTCCTCCCTTCTCCGTTGGTGAGGTAAAAAGACTCGGATCTGTGAGCAGGCGTGAGGTCGGCCATGGACATCTGGCCGAGAGATCTCTTGCACCGGTTCTTCCGGATGAAAAGAGTTTTCCCTATACTATCCGGGTTGTATCTGAAATCATGGAATCAAACGGTTCATCCTCCATGGCCTCGGTCTGTGGTTCATCCCTGTCGCTTATGGCCGCCGGTGTTCCTGTAAAAAGCCATGTGGCCGGTGTGGCAATGGGGCTTATAAAAGAGGGTGACAATTACGCTATCCTTACAGATATTCTGGGTACAGAGGATCATATCGGAGACATGGATTTTAAAATCGCCGGTACCAGAGATGGTGTAACAGCTATTCAGATGGATATTAAAATCCATGGGATTACATCAGAGATAATGAAAGAGGCTCTGGAAAAAGCCAGAATTGCACGGATGAAAATTATTGACATAATGGAAAGTGCAATACCGCAGTCACGCAAAGAGCTCTCAGCTTATGCCCCACGCATAAGCACCATAACAATTGATAAGGAAAAAATCCGGGAAGTCATAGGACCAAGCGGAAAAGTAGTGCGTGAAATCCAGGAAACAACAGGCACTACAATCTTTATCGAAGATGATGGTACGATACAGATCGCAGCGGTCAATAAAGAGCAGCGTGATGCCGCTCTGAATAAGATAAAAGGCATAGTTGCTGAACCGGAACTTGGTGCGGTTTACGATGCTGTTGTGAAGACGGTTGTGGATTTCGGAGCGTTTGTGGAATTTCTGCCTGGTAAAGAGGGACTGATTCACATTTCAGAACTCGACAAAACCAGGGTGGAAAAAGTCGAAGATGTCCTCAATGTGGGTGACAAGGTTCGTGTTAAACTGATCGGCTTTGATCGTTTCGGCAAAGTGAAACTGAGCCGCAAAGCTCTTCTCTAAGGTAAATATTTCAAGTCTGACGGGGTTGCCTTCATGGCAGCCCCGTTTTTATTTGGGAAAAATGTATGAATCAAATAGCAGTAAAACGACTCGACCACGCTTCAGACATCCCTCTACCCCGCCGGATGACTCCGGGATCGAGCGGATGTGATATCTGTGCAGCAGTGGAAAGCGATCTGGTGATCGAACCCGGATCAAGGGCACTTATCCCCACAGGTTTCTGCTTTGAGATTCCACAGGGTATGGAGGTTCAGGTCAGGCCAAGAAGCGGCCTTGCATTCAAATTCGGAGTCACTGTACTCAATACCCCAGGAACTATCGATGCTGATTACAGGGGAGAAGTTAAAATCATACTGGCCAATTTTGGAGATCAACCCTTTACAGTCAAAAGGGGTGACCGGGTAGCCCAGGTTGTGCCCATGTCAGTTGCTGCGAATGCTGAATTTATCGAGAAGGATGATATAGCCCTGACAGAGCGGGGAGCAGGCGG is drawn from Fibrobacter sp. and contains these coding sequences:
- a CDS encoding polyribonucleotide nucleotidyltransferase, translated to MARIFSETEVNGIKVSLETGRIAKQAGGAVIARIGDTMVLATACSGAESESDFFPLSVDYVEKTYAAGKIPGGFIKREGRPSEKEILSARLVDRPIRPLFPKQYRNEVQIICTVISADDIYDADVMAITAASCALSISDIPFKEPVAGVRVGMVNGNLKVFPSLAETETGSLDMVVAGTEDSIMMVEGGASELPEEKLIEALALAHQEIKKIVALQKELIAQARKTAPVEVPEEEINPELFEAVNNLVKDRIHEISFRGDKKARYGGLKELLDEVKAALAERFPESEQQIASVFSEIERNDIRRTILEEKTRIGGRSLDEIRNITCELDILPRAHGSALFTRGETQALVTTTLGTKLDEQHIDSIQGEYDKSYMLHYNFPPFSVGEVKRLGSVSRREVGHGHLAERSLAPVLPDEKSFPYTIRVVSEIMESNGSSSMASVCGSSLSLMAAGVPVKSHVAGVAMGLIKEGDNYAILTDILGTEDHIGDMDFKIAGTRDGVTAIQMDIKIHGITSEIMKEALEKARIARMKIIDIMESAIPQSRKELSAYAPRISTITIDKEKIREVIGPSGKVVREIQETTGTTIFIEDDGTIQIAAVNKEQRDAALNKIKGIVAEPELGAVYDAVVKTVVDFGAFVEFLPGKEGLIHISELDKTRVEKVEDVLNVGDKVRVKLIGFDRFGKVKLSRKALL
- the dut gene encoding dUTP diphosphatase, with product MNQIAVKRLDHASDIPLPRRMTPGSSGCDICAAVESDLVIEPGSRALIPTGFCFEIPQGMEVQVRPRSGLAFKFGVTVLNTPGTIDADYRGEVKIILANFGDQPFTVKRGDRVAQVVPMSVAANAEFIEKDDIALTERGAGGFGHTGV